One Azospirillum lipoferum 4B DNA segment encodes these proteins:
- a CDS encoding methyl-accepting chemotaxis protein, giving the protein MDISATIAQDLCDAIGRELDAVVSFIGKAGTVAASTARERIGTGHPAAADIVARRLDERAVSREEAAKSGGAMREGYAIAIDLDGERVGALAVAGPADQARRFARLARHWAVATLRAETAETRRVALMRDLSDRVEREVGGLAADLADAGRRLETAIASVRTAGTEGLRQTAGAADAARAVDGSVGAIAGMLDRLASTSDQISGDTSKAREISLAAASDSDRATTVMNSLRSAAEQIASVVKLINAIASQTNLLALNATIEAARAGEAGRGFAVVANEVKALSRQTADATKQIADQVANLQKETAAVDEALGRIHFTIGSIQTINGTVAAAIDEQATLTAEVARSLDRSRQDAMAAEQRIGDAEQTLGGVTRTLDELATLSQTIAARAGSLGSGLGSRLSDALRQVRG; this is encoded by the coding sequence TTGGACATCAGCGCTACCATCGCACAGGATCTCTGCGATGCCATCGGCCGTGAGCTGGACGCCGTCGTGTCCTTCATCGGCAAGGCCGGCACCGTCGCCGCCTCCACCGCGCGGGAGCGGATCGGCACCGGTCACCCGGCCGCGGCCGACATCGTCGCGCGGCGGCTCGACGAACGCGCCGTCAGCCGCGAGGAGGCGGCCAAGTCGGGCGGGGCGATGCGCGAGGGATACGCCATCGCCATCGACCTGGACGGCGAGCGGGTGGGGGCGCTGGCCGTCGCCGGACCGGCCGATCAGGCCCGCCGTTTCGCCCGCCTCGCCCGCCATTGGGCGGTGGCGACCCTGCGGGCCGAGACGGCGGAGACCCGCCGCGTCGCCCTGATGCGCGACCTGTCCGACCGGGTGGAGCGCGAGGTCGGCGGGCTGGCCGCCGATCTGGCCGACGCCGGGCGCCGGTTGGAGACGGCGATCGCCTCCGTCCGCACCGCCGGGACCGAGGGGCTGCGCCAGACCGCCGGCGCGGCCGATGCGGCGCGTGCCGTCGACGGATCGGTCGGCGCCATCGCCGGCATGCTCGACCGGCTGGCCTCCACCTCCGACCAGATCTCCGGCGACACCAGCAAGGCGCGGGAAATCAGCCTTGCGGCGGCGTCCGACAGCGACCGCGCCACCACCGTCATGAACTCCCTGCGCTCGGCGGCGGAGCAGATCGCCAGCGTGGTGAAGCTGATCAACGCCATCGCCAGCCAGACCAACCTGCTGGCGCTCAACGCCACCATCGAGGCGGCCCGCGCGGGCGAGGCCGGGCGCGGCTTCGCCGTCGTCGCCAACGAGGTGAAGGCGCTGTCGCGCCAGACCGCCGACGCGACCAAGCAGATCGCCGATCAGGTCGCCAACCTGCAGAAGGAAACCGCTGCGGTGGACGAGGCGCTGGGCCGCATCCATTTCACCATCGGCTCGATCCAGACGATCAACGGCACCGTCGCCGCCGCCATCGACGAGCAGGCGACGCTGACCGCCGAGGTTGCGCGCTCGCTCGACCGCTCCCGCCAGGATGCCATGGCGGCGGAACAGCGGATCGGCGACGCCGAACAGACGCTGGGCGGGGTGACGCGCACGCTGGACGAGCTGGCGACGCTGAGCCAGACCATCGCGGCGCGGGCGGGAAGCCTGGGCAGCGGGCTGGGCAGCCGGTTGTCCGATGCGCTGCGTCAGGTCCGCGGGTAG
- a CDS encoding methyltransferase domain-containing protein, whose product MYTDIVDLREFYESGLGRTAQRMIRRRIRTIWPDVRDQIVLGVGYTTPYLRPFMGEADRVVAVMPASQGVSFWPAEGPGMVALGDEADLPFGDNTIDRVLLVHGLEGTEQLRPMMREIWRVLAGGGRVLAVVPNRRGLWARADWTPFGHGFPYSASQLKQVLRDTMFVPERTRHALFIPPLRSHFLQKTAPAWEEVGVRWFKAFAGVTMIEASKQIFAGVSRRAAQQPVKRRLIVPLPGGAAPAARSGSARIITGPGGDAVDGQQPYPRT is encoded by the coding sequence ATGTACACAGATATCGTCGATCTGAGGGAGTTCTACGAGTCCGGATTGGGCAGGACGGCCCAGCGGATGATCCGCCGCCGCATCCGCACAATCTGGCCGGACGTGCGCGACCAGATCGTGCTGGGCGTCGGCTATACCACCCCGTACCTGCGTCCCTTCATGGGCGAGGCGGACCGGGTGGTCGCCGTGATGCCGGCCAGCCAGGGCGTCAGCTTCTGGCCGGCGGAAGGGCCGGGCATGGTGGCGCTGGGCGACGAGGCGGATCTGCCCTTCGGCGACAACACAATCGACCGCGTCCTGCTGGTCCATGGGCTGGAGGGCACGGAACAGCTGCGGCCGATGATGCGCGAGATCTGGCGCGTGCTGGCCGGCGGCGGCCGGGTGCTGGCGGTGGTGCCGAACCGCCGCGGCCTGTGGGCGCGCGCCGACTGGACGCCCTTCGGCCACGGCTTCCCCTATTCCGCCTCGCAGCTGAAGCAGGTGCTGCGCGACACCATGTTCGTGCCGGAACGCACCCGCCACGCCCTGTTCATCCCGCCGCTGCGCTCGCATTTCCTGCAGAAGACGGCGCCGGCCTGGGAAGAGGTCGGCGTGCGCTGGTTCAAGGCCTTCGCCGGGGTGACGATGATCGAGGCGTCGAAGCAGATCTTCGCCGGCGTGTCGCGCCGGGCGGCGCAGCAGCCGGTGAAGCGCCGGCTGATCGTGCCCCTGCCGGGCGGTGCGGCCCCCGCCGCGCGAAGCGGCAGCGCCCGCATCATCACCGGCCCCGGCGGCGATGCCGTGGACGGGCAGCAGCCCTACCCGCGGACCTGA
- a CDS encoding DMT family transporter, producing the protein MLASVLFFSLMNVLAKLLMDRFPVTEVMFFRSLFALIPVCLSIHLGKGFASTLYTRHPWGHIGRSLIGLTTMVAMFWSFHLLPLGDAIALNFAAPLFLTALSVPLLSEKVGIHRWSAVLVGFAGVLIILRPSGDVLNLGAIIALAGALTNALAMIAIRQLSRTEPPNTIVFYFTLLTTVLLGLTLPFSWVTPDPMDWLLLVATGLLGGCGQLALTRAYSLAPAAVVAPLNYTSLLLAVGFGWLMWGEVPTGTMVVGAAVVMASGLYILHRETRRRATPTQPLPPGDGD; encoded by the coding sequence ATGCTGGCGTCGGTGCTGTTCTTCTCGCTGATGAACGTGCTGGCGAAGCTCCTGATGGACCGCTTCCCGGTGACCGAGGTGATGTTCTTCCGCAGCCTGTTCGCGCTGATCCCGGTCTGCCTGTCGATCCATCTGGGCAAGGGTTTCGCGTCCACGCTGTACACCCGTCATCCCTGGGGCCATATTGGGCGGTCGCTGATCGGGCTGACCACCATGGTCGCCATGTTCTGGTCGTTCCACCTGTTGCCGCTGGGCGACGCCATCGCGCTGAACTTCGCCGCCCCGCTGTTCCTCACCGCCCTCTCCGTGCCGCTGCTCAGCGAGAAGGTCGGCATCCACCGCTGGAGCGCGGTGCTGGTGGGATTCGCCGGCGTGCTGATCATCTTGCGGCCCAGCGGCGACGTGCTGAACCTGGGCGCCATCATCGCGCTGGCCGGCGCGCTGACCAACGCGCTGGCGATGATCGCCATCCGCCAGCTGAGCCGGACGGAACCGCCGAACACCATCGTCTTCTATTTCACCCTGCTGACCACCGTCCTGCTGGGGCTGACCCTGCCCTTTTCCTGGGTCACGCCGGACCCGATGGACTGGCTTCTGCTGGTGGCGACCGGCCTGCTGGGCGGCTGCGGGCAGCTGGCGCTGACGCGGGCCTATTCGCTGGCGCCGGCCGCGGTGGTGGCGCCGCTGAACTACACCTCGCTTCTGCTGGCGGTCGGCTTCGGCTGGCTGATGTGGGGGGAGGTGCCGACCGGAACCATGGTGGTCGGCGCCGCGGTGGTGATGGCGAGCGGCCTGTACATCCTGCATCGCGAAACCCGGCGCCGCGCCACCCCGACGCAGCCGCTGCCGCCCGGCGACGGCGACTGA
- a CDS encoding AAA family ATPase: MTAHPIDRRPSPPQGLGRQEEAIAFLGDPRAHDGQAVERIDTHAALVFLAGDRALKLKRAVRYPYLDYSTVEKRHAACLAELAINRRTAPALYRDVVALRRGADGQLFLDAGEGEGEAVDWLVSMTRFPDDALFDRMAERHRLPPDLMRRLAERIAAFHREAAPRPDGGGAEAMRAVADGNLEDLRTAPDLFAEALVARLAERSAAALDRLAPLLEERRRSGFVRHGHGDLHLRNIVLLDGEPTLFDAIEFDEALAVADVFYDLAFLLMDLDHRGLRRLGNLVLNRYLEETEDYGGLAALPLFLSLRAAVRAKVLAAALRLGGTASGLAEEARRYLDHALAALDPAPARLVAVGGLSGTGKTRLAEGLAPGLGPAPGAVVLRTDVLRKRLCGVADTDRLPEDGYAPAVTERVYAELYRRAAAVLAAGHAVVVDAVSARPEERRRLAMVAADSGVRFDGIWLDAPLTARAERVANRRNDASDATAEVVERQESYDLGTIDWTRLDAGRVAADVLDEARASLA, translated from the coding sequence ATGACCGCGCACCCCATCGATCGGCGCCCGAGCCCGCCGCAGGGCCTTGGCCGGCAGGAGGAGGCAATCGCCTTCCTGGGCGATCCGCGCGCGCATGACGGGCAGGCGGTGGAGCGGATCGACACCCATGCCGCCCTGGTCTTCCTGGCCGGCGACCGCGCGCTGAAGCTGAAGCGCGCGGTGCGCTATCCCTATCTCGATTACTCGACGGTGGAGAAGCGCCACGCCGCCTGTCTGGCGGAACTGGCGATCAACCGCCGCACCGCGCCTGCGCTCTATCGGGACGTGGTGGCACTCCGCCGCGGCGCCGACGGACAGCTGTTCCTGGATGCCGGCGAGGGCGAAGGCGAGGCGGTCGATTGGCTGGTGTCGATGACGCGCTTCCCCGACGACGCGCTGTTCGACCGCATGGCGGAGCGGCACCGGCTGCCCCCCGACCTGATGCGTCGGCTGGCCGAACGGATCGCCGCCTTCCATCGCGAGGCCGCCCCCCGGCCGGATGGCGGCGGCGCGGAGGCGATGCGGGCGGTCGCAGACGGCAATCTGGAGGATCTGCGCACCGCCCCCGACCTGTTCGCGGAAGCCCTGGTGGCGCGGCTGGCGGAGCGCAGCGCGGCGGCGCTCGACCGGCTGGCGCCGCTGCTGGAGGAGAGGCGGCGGAGCGGCTTCGTCCGGCACGGGCATGGCGACCTGCATCTGCGCAACATCGTCCTGCTGGACGGCGAGCCGACCCTGTTCGACGCCATCGAGTTCGACGAGGCGCTGGCGGTCGCCGACGTCTTCTATGACCTCGCCTTCCTGCTGATGGACCTCGATCACCGCGGGCTGCGGCGGCTCGGCAATCTGGTGCTGAACCGTTATCTGGAGGAGACGGAGGATTACGGCGGGCTGGCGGCGCTGCCGCTGTTCCTCTCGCTCCGCGCCGCGGTGCGGGCCAAGGTGCTGGCCGCCGCGCTGCGGCTGGGTGGCACCGCTTCCGGTCTGGCGGAGGAGGCGCGGCGGTATCTGGACCACGCGCTGGCGGCGCTCGACCCGGCACCGGCGCGGCTGGTGGCTGTCGGCGGCCTGTCCGGCACCGGCAAGACGCGGCTTGCCGAGGGACTCGCCCCCGGCCTGGGGCCGGCGCCCGGTGCGGTGGTCCTGCGCACGGACGTGCTGCGCAAGCGGCTGTGCGGCGTGGCCGACACCGACCGGCTGCCGGAGGACGGCTATGCCCCGGCCGTGACGGAGCGGGTCTATGCCGAGTTGTACCGGAGGGCCGCCGCCGTGTTGGCCGCCGGGCATGCGGTGGTGGTCGATGCGGTCAGCGCCCGGCCGGAGGAGCGCCGCCGCCTCGCCATGGTGGCCGCCGATTCCGGCGTGCGATTCGACGGGATTTGGCTGGACGCTCCGCTGACCGCGCGGGCGGAGCGTGTGGCCAATCGTCGCAACGACGCCTCCGACGCCACCGCCGAGGTGGTGGAACGGCAGGAAAGCTATGATTTGGGTACAATCGATTGGACGCGCCTGGATGCTGGCAGGGTTGCAGCGGATGTGCTGGACGAGGCCCGTGCAAGCTTGGCCTAA
- a CDS encoding DUF2934 domain-containing protein yields MATKRKTAASAAPATAPAAAAPVFEAPVESWADTILRTNFASVEQDSIVLLQAAGSLLDSDSPDKVSIALDQNLKLWIAIKTVLLNDDCPVEPEVKANLRNLAQYVVSTTMLATQGAIETSKLVSLARLNMNIAEGLLSGQRNRMIQERAYQIWEEEGRPEGCEQEHWLRAEAEISGLFKV; encoded by the coding sequence ATGGCCACCAAGCGCAAGACCGCCGCCTCCGCTGCTCCCGCAACCGCTCCCGCCGCTGCCGCGCCCGTGTTCGAAGCGCCGGTGGAAAGCTGGGCCGACACCATCCTGCGGACCAACTTCGCTTCGGTTGAACAGGACAGCATCGTCCTGCTGCAGGCGGCCGGCAGCCTTCTGGATTCGGATTCGCCCGACAAGGTCAGCATCGCGCTGGACCAGAACCTGAAGCTGTGGATCGCGATCAAGACCGTCCTCTTGAACGACGACTGCCCGGTGGAGCCGGAGGTGAAGGCCAATCTGCGCAATCTGGCGCAGTATGTCGTCTCCACCACCATGCTGGCGACCCAGGGCGCCATCGAGACGAGCAAGCTGGTCTCGCTGGCCCGCCTGAACATGAACATCGCCGAGGGCCTGCTGAGCGGCCAGCGCAACCGGATGATCCAGGAACGCGCCTATCAGATCTGGGAAGAGGAAGGCCGTCCGGAAGGCTGCGAGCAGGAGCACTGGCTGCGTGCCGAAGCCGAGATCTCCGGTCTGTTCAAAGTTTAA
- a CDS encoding universal stress protein, producing MTYKTILVPLCGSDNDPVALKGAVAVAKDFDAHLVALFVRLDPRDAVPMLGEGMSGAMVDEIMRAAETESNNHRAAARRHFDTVIAEAGIELRDVPGGIEAPSAAWREVVGRVEDVVPAEGRLSDLIVCAHTSIEADTQGYTTMETALLGSARPVLLVPKDLPAEIGRTVAVAWNGKPEATRAVAAALPFLRSAERAIVLTAETSVTEAATGRRITDYLAWQGVNPELTILHPGSEPVGETVTKKAVELGADLLVMGGYGHSRMREMILGGVTRYVLNHAGLPVLMAH from the coding sequence ATGACCTACAAGACCATCCTTGTGCCGCTGTGCGGCAGTGACAACGATCCGGTGGCCCTGAAAGGTGCGGTCGCGGTTGCGAAGGATTTCGACGCGCATCTCGTCGCCCTGTTCGTCCGCCTCGACCCGCGCGATGCCGTGCCGATGCTGGGCGAGGGCATGTCCGGCGCCATGGTGGACGAGATCATGCGCGCGGCGGAGACGGAATCGAACAACCACCGCGCCGCCGCCCGTCGGCATTTCGACACGGTGATCGCCGAAGCCGGGATCGAGCTGCGCGACGTCCCCGGCGGGATCGAGGCGCCGTCCGCCGCCTGGCGCGAGGTCGTCGGGCGGGTTGAGGATGTGGTGCCGGCCGAAGGCCGCCTGTCCGACCTGATCGTCTGCGCCCACACCTCCATCGAGGCCGACACCCAGGGCTACACCACCATGGAAACCGCGCTGCTGGGCTCCGCCCGGCCGGTGCTGCTGGTGCCGAAGGACCTGCCGGCGGAGATCGGCCGCACCGTCGCCGTCGCCTGGAATGGCAAGCCGGAGGCGACCCGCGCCGTCGCCGCGGCGCTGCCCTTCCTGCGCAGCGCCGAACGCGCAATCGTGCTGACCGCCGAGACCTCGGTGACGGAGGCTGCGACAGGACGCCGCATAACCGATTATCTCGCTTGGCAAGGTGTTAACCCTGAGTTAACTATATTGCATCCGGGATCGGAACCCGTTGGGGAGACGGTCACCAAGAAAGCCGTGGAGCTGGGCGCCGACCTGCTTGTCATGGGCGGCTATGGCCACAGCCGGATGCGGGAAATGATCCTGGGCGGTGTCACGCGCTACGTGCTGAACCACGCCGGGCTGCCGGTTCTGATGGCTCACTGA
- the gloB gene encoding hydroxyacylglutathione hydrolase yields MEVILVPAFADNYIYVLRDAASGKVGVVDPGDASPVQAELERRGWTLTHIFLTHHHNDHIGGVAELKARHRATVIGARADAHRIPDLDVALGDGDRTVFGEQTARVIAVPGHTSGHIAFWFEAAETLFSGDTLFSLGCGRLFEGTPAQMWESLQALRSLTDSTRIYCGHEYTQSNGRFALTVDPDNSALQQRMEEVAALRERNQPTIPTTIGLERRTNPFLRADDPGVQSAIGLSGAPAVEVFTELRHRKDHFRG; encoded by the coding sequence GTGGAGGTCATTCTCGTTCCGGCTTTCGCCGACAATTACATCTATGTGCTGCGCGACGCGGCATCCGGCAAGGTCGGCGTTGTCGATCCCGGCGACGCCTCCCCGGTGCAGGCCGAGCTGGAGCGGCGCGGCTGGACCCTGACCCACATCTTCCTGACCCACCACCACAACGACCATATCGGCGGCGTGGCGGAGTTGAAGGCCCGCCACCGCGCCACCGTGATCGGCGCCCGCGCCGACGCCCACCGCATTCCCGACCTCGACGTGGCGCTCGGCGACGGCGACCGCACGGTGTTCGGGGAGCAGACCGCCCGCGTCATCGCCGTTCCCGGCCACACCAGCGGCCACATCGCCTTCTGGTTCGAGGCGGCGGAGACGCTGTTCAGCGGCGACACCCTGTTCTCGCTCGGCTGCGGCCGCCTGTTCGAGGGCACGCCCGCCCAGATGTGGGAGTCGCTGCAAGCCCTGCGGTCGCTGACCGATTCGACCCGAATCTATTGCGGCCACGAATACACCCAGTCCAACGGCCGCTTCGCCCTGACCGTCGACCCGGACAATTCCGCCCTGCAACAGCGCATGGAGGAGGTCGCGGCCTTGCGTGAGCGGAACCAGCCGACCATCCCCACCACCATCGGGCTTGAACGCCGGACCAACCCCTTCCTGCGCGCCGACGACCCCGGCGTGCAATCCGCCATCGGCCTGTCCGGCGCCCCGGCGGTGGAGGTCTTCACCGAACTCCGCCACCGCAAGGACCATTTCCGCGGGTAG
- a CDS encoding TIGR02302 family protein, whose translation MREPRFRLAQARAALLWERLGPALWAPLSVLGAFLALALLNLLILLPGWLHALALLALAAAFLLSLVVGVRRFRAPAEDEARRRLERDSGLDHRPLHTLRDRPAGNDPMAQALWRLHQERARAAMRKLRVAWPGTEVPSHDRYALRALVILTLVVAGAAAWGDWRPRVAAALTPRLDGGTATATATLDLWINPPEYTGLPPVFLKSGSTAATAPTPAIPTPAATAQGAGQQPADQPVQVPQGSLVLARVTGGSGTPSLEAGDQTGPFEAVDSTNFQVQRPVTGGTRISVTQGGRTLGSWPIQVVPDRAPIIAHASPPSAAERGTLKLDYAARDDYGLTEVKAQIRLAPAAPPVTDTLKTDALKTDTDRKAAKEKADSDEMLELALSLPGLRPKEAHSTAFQDLTAHPWAGMPVTVRLTAADGAGQTGRSEDAAITLPERTFNHPVARAIVNQRKILTRNPQASRVQVARALAEISARPGTYGDDIVAFLSMRTAIARLMLDESAEAIPPLQQLMWETALRIEDGGLSLAEKDLRDAEKRLSEALDKNASDEELNRLMDELQAALDKFLDAMEQRMMEALQRGEQLPMVPPEMADQMTDRNDLQQMLDQMREMAQTGSRDAARQMLSQLQQMLENMRSGAMAQMNQQNGQQQNQNWEMMQQLQKLAQQQQQLLDQSFRQSQESMDQQQQGDQPRNRQPNQRRNQNGQQNGQQNNQQNPGSPTLQKQAEQQEALRRQLGELMRRMGEQQGGEIPQPLGRAERAMRDAAQALQRGAPGAAVPSQTEAMEQLQQGMQGMAEQMAQQMMMGQGPAMMGQQGQMPRQNGRGRDPLGRRPSGYGMQDSNDVKIPEQSELQRAREILDELRRRSGQYGRPQEERNYIDRLLKQF comes from the coding sequence GTGAGAGAGCCGCGATTCCGGCTGGCCCAGGCGCGCGCGGCGCTGTTGTGGGAACGGCTGGGGCCGGCGCTGTGGGCGCCGCTGTCCGTGCTGGGCGCCTTCCTGGCGCTGGCCCTGCTGAATCTGCTGATCCTGTTGCCGGGCTGGCTGCATGCACTGGCGCTGCTGGCGCTCGCCGCGGCCTTCCTGCTGTCGCTGGTCGTCGGCGTCCGGCGCTTCCGCGCCCCGGCCGAGGATGAGGCGCGGCGGCGGCTGGAGCGCGACAGCGGCCTGGACCACCGTCCGCTGCACACCCTGCGCGACCGCCCGGCCGGCAACGACCCGATGGCCCAGGCCTTGTGGCGCCTGCACCAGGAGCGCGCCCGCGCTGCAATGCGTAAACTGCGCGTCGCCTGGCCGGGGACCGAGGTGCCGTCGCACGACCGCTATGCCTTGCGCGCCCTTGTGATCCTGACGCTGGTGGTGGCCGGGGCCGCCGCCTGGGGCGACTGGCGGCCGCGGGTGGCGGCCGCCCTGACCCCGCGGCTGGACGGCGGCACCGCCACGGCGACGGCAACGCTCGATCTCTGGATCAACCCGCCCGAGTATACCGGCCTGCCGCCGGTCTTCCTGAAATCCGGCTCCACCGCCGCCACCGCCCCGACACCGGCCATCCCGACGCCGGCCGCCACCGCACAGGGCGCCGGCCAGCAACCGGCCGACCAACCGGTCCAGGTTCCGCAGGGAAGCCTCGTGCTGGCCCGCGTCACCGGCGGCAGCGGCACCCCCAGCCTGGAGGCCGGCGACCAGACCGGCCCGTTCGAGGCGGTGGATTCCACCAATTTCCAGGTGCAGCGGCCGGTGACCGGCGGCACCCGCATCTCCGTCACCCAGGGCGGCCGCACGCTGGGATCCTGGCCGATCCAGGTGGTGCCTGACCGCGCCCCCATCATCGCCCATGCCAGCCCGCCATCCGCCGCGGAGCGCGGCACGCTGAAGCTGGATTATGCCGCCCGCGACGATTACGGCCTGACCGAGGTGAAGGCGCAAATCCGCCTCGCCCCCGCCGCTCCGCCCGTTACCGACACCTTGAAGACCGACGCCTTGAAGACCGACACCGACAGGAAAGCGGCGAAGGAGAAGGCGGACAGCGACGAGATGCTGGAGCTTGCGCTGTCGCTGCCCGGACTCCGCCCGAAGGAGGCGCACAGCACCGCCTTCCAGGACCTGACCGCTCACCCCTGGGCCGGCATGCCGGTGACCGTGCGCCTGACCGCCGCCGACGGCGCCGGCCAGACCGGCCGGTCGGAGGACGCGGCCATCACCCTGCCGGAACGGACCTTCAACCACCCGGTCGCCCGCGCCATCGTGAACCAGCGCAAGATCCTGACCCGCAACCCGCAGGCATCGCGCGTGCAGGTCGCCCGCGCGCTGGCCGAGATCTCCGCCCGGCCCGGCACCTATGGCGACGACATCGTCGCCTTCCTGTCGATGCGCACCGCCATCGCCCGGCTGATGCTGGACGAGAGCGCCGAGGCGATCCCCCCGCTGCAACAGCTGATGTGGGAAACCGCGCTGCGCATCGAGGACGGCGGCCTGTCGCTGGCCGAGAAGGACCTGCGCGACGCCGAGAAGCGGCTGTCCGAAGCGCTGGACAAGAATGCGTCGGACGAGGAGCTGAACCGCCTGATGGACGAGTTGCAGGCGGCGCTCGACAAGTTCCTGGACGCCATGGAACAGCGGATGATGGAAGCGCTGCAGCGCGGCGAGCAGCTGCCCATGGTCCCGCCGGAAATGGCCGACCAGATGACGGACCGCAACGACTTGCAGCAGATGCTCGACCAGATGCGCGAGATGGCGCAGACGGGATCGCGCGACGCCGCGCGCCAGATGCTGTCCCAGCTGCAGCAGATGCTGGAGAACATGCGCTCCGGCGCCATGGCCCAGATGAACCAGCAGAACGGCCAGCAGCAGAACCAGAACTGGGAGATGATGCAGCAGCTGCAGAAGCTGGCGCAGCAGCAACAGCAGCTTCTGGACCAGAGCTTCCGCCAGTCGCAGGAGTCGATGGACCAGCAACAGCAGGGCGACCAGCCGCGCAACCGCCAGCCCAACCAGCGCCGCAACCAGAACGGCCAGCAGAATGGCCAACAGAACAACCAACAGAACCCGGGCAGCCCGACCCTGCAGAAGCAGGCCGAACAGCAGGAGGCTCTGCGCCGCCAGCTTGGCGAGTTGATGCGCCGCATGGGCGAGCAGCAGGGTGGCGAGATCCCCCAGCCGCTGGGCCGCGCCGAACGCGCCATGCGCGATGCCGCCCAGGCCCTGCAGCGGGGCGCCCCCGGCGCCGCCGTGCCGTCGCAGACCGAGGCGATGGAACAGCTCCAGCAGGGAATGCAGGGCATGGCCGAACAGATGGCCCAGCAGATGATGATGGGCCAGGGACCGGCCATGATGGGCCAGCAAGGCCAGATGCCGCGCCAGAACGGCCGCGGCCGCGACCCGCTGGGCCGCCGCCCGTCCGGTTACGGCATGCAGGATTCCAACGACGTGAAGATCCCGGAACAGTCGGAACTGCAGCGCGCCCGCGAAATCCTCGACGAGCTCCGCCGCCGCTCCGGCCAGTACGGCCGCCCGCAGGAGGAACGCAACTACATCGACCGCCTGCTGAAGCAGTTCTGA
- a CDS encoding RBBP9/YdeN family alpha/beta hydrolase, which translates to MTQPTVLVLPGLGNSGPGHWQSWLEARLPALNRVDLGDWDAPEPERWVERLDAAVRAAALAAPGPVVLVAHSLACILVARWAAGSDAADKVAAALLVAPPDVESPDRVPAVVRRFAPVPTDPLPFPAVTVGSRNDPYCAAARACGFAALWGADFIDAGEVGHINDDSGHGPWPMGETLLKDLLAQL; encoded by the coding sequence ATGACGCAGCCGACCGTTCTGGTTCTTCCCGGCCTGGGCAATTCCGGTCCGGGGCATTGGCAGAGCTGGCTGGAAGCCCGGCTGCCGGCGCTGAACCGCGTCGACCTCGGCGACTGGGACGCACCGGAGCCGGAGCGGTGGGTCGAACGGCTCGATGCCGCGGTCCGTGCCGCAGCCCTCGCCGCACCGGGCCCGGTGGTGCTGGTCGCGCACAGCCTGGCCTGCATCCTGGTCGCGCGCTGGGCGGCGGGTTCCGACGCCGCGGACAAGGTGGCGGCGGCGCTGCTCGTCGCCCCGCCCGATGTCGAATCGCCGGATCGCGTGCCGGCGGTTGTCCGCCGCTTCGCGCCGGTGCCGACCGATCCGCTGCCCTTCCCGGCGGTGACGGTCGGCAGCCGCAACGATCCCTACTGCGCCGCCGCCCGCGCTTGCGGCTTCGCCGCCCTGTGGGGCGCCGACTTCATCGATGCGGGCGAGGTCGGACACATCAACGACGACAGCGGCCACGGCCCCTGGCCGATGGGCGAGACCCTGCTGAAGGATCTGCTGGCGCAGCTGTGA